A genome region from Sphingobium sp. WTD-1 includes the following:
- a CDS encoding formylglycine-generating enzyme family protein, whose product MIHIPGGRFVMGSDHHYPEEAPAHPVEVDAFWIDATPVTNRDFRRFVEATGHRTTAEMAPNPDDYPGAQPEMLRPASLVFTPTDRPVRLHDWSQWWRYVFDADWSHPLGPDSSIDDLDDHPVIHVTYDDAAAYAAWAGKSLPTEAEWEFAARGGVDGQEFAWGDELMPDGKAMANFWQGNFPFENLLIDGYERTSPVGSFPANGYGLFDMIGNVWEWTEDFYAARHQADPSRPCCAPRNPLNQAREASFDPQQPDILIPRRVLKGGSHLCAPSYCQRYRPAARHAQAIDSSTSHIGFRCVIRAV is encoded by the coding sequence ATGATCCATATCCCCGGCGGCCGCTTCGTCATGGGATCCGACCATCATTATCCCGAGGAAGCGCCAGCCCATCCGGTCGAGGTCGACGCCTTCTGGATCGACGCCACCCCCGTCACCAATAGGGACTTTCGTCGCTTCGTTGAAGCCACTGGCCATCGCACCACGGCGGAGATGGCGCCCAATCCGGATGACTATCCCGGCGCCCAGCCGGAGATGCTGCGCCCCGCCTCGCTGGTCTTCACGCCGACTGATCGCCCCGTGCGGCTGCATGACTGGAGCCAGTGGTGGCGCTATGTCTTCGATGCCGACTGGAGCCATCCCCTAGGTCCGGACTCTTCGATCGACGATCTCGACGATCATCCGGTGATCCATGTCACTTATGACGATGCCGCTGCCTATGCCGCCTGGGCGGGCAAGTCCCTGCCGACCGAAGCCGAATGGGAATTTGCCGCGCGTGGCGGCGTCGATGGCCAGGAATTTGCCTGGGGCGACGAACTGATGCCCGACGGCAAGGCGATGGCGAATTTCTGGCAGGGCAATTTCCCGTTCGAAAATCTGCTGATCGACGGCTACGAACGCACCTCGCCGGTCGGCAGCTTTCCCGCCAATGGTTATGGTCTGTTCGACATGATCGGCAATGTCTGGGAATGGACCGAGGATTTCTACGCCGCCCGACATCAAGCCGATCCATCGCGCCCCTGCTGCGCCCCGCGCAACCCGCTCAACCAGGCACGCGAAGCCAGTTTTGATCCACAACAGCCGGACATACTGATCCCGCGCCGCGTTCTGAAAGGTGGCTCGCACCTCTGCGCCCCCAGCTATTGCCAGCGCTATCGGCCGGCTGCGCGCCATGCCCAGGCGATTGACTCCTCGACCAGTCATATCGGCTTCCGCTGCGTGATCCGCGCGGTCTGA
- a CDS encoding DUF202 domain-containing protein, translated as MMMDAPPKLPTDLGTTRTIMAADRTLMAWIRTSLSMLSFGFTIYKFLDTATEKAGHGDSESPQHIGLFLAGMGTLAILLGTLGYWMTLTDLKQMDQFSLKRPVLLMALIMCIAGIALFGAIATRAV; from the coding sequence ATGATGATGGACGCCCCTCCTAAATTGCCCACGGATCTTGGCACGACACGCACCATCATGGCCGCCGATCGGACGCTGATGGCATGGATACGCACGTCGCTATCGATGCTGAGCTTCGGTTTCACCATCTACAAGTTTCTCGACACCGCGACAGAGAAAGCGGGCCACGGGGACTCTGAAAGCCCACAGCATATCGGGCTATTTCTTGCTGGCATGGGCACACTTGCCATTCTGCTCGGCACATTGGGCTATTGGATGACGTTAACCGACCTCAAGCAGATGGATCAGTTCAGCCTTAAAAGGCCGGTCCTGTTGATGGCGCTGATCATGTGCATTGCGGGGATCGCCCTGTTCGGCGCCATTGCGACGCGTGCCGTATAG
- a CDS encoding DUF2092 domain-containing protein, whose protein sequence is MPLALLAASTAHAQTTAPAADVVEPAALTAMDKMSAKLISLPAFALKADVTTEQVLDTGQKLQYGGTVDIRAHRPDAFKISAVSDIQHRDYYFGGGKFTILAPRLNYYASVPATGSIGQALDKLKTSYGIELPLADLFTWGTDQSLRMRIKSGYLIRPEKIDSRTCTHYAFRQEQVDWQIWIDDSDQLPCKLVITDTTDPSMPQYAAVLHWDLQAQPSAADLAFAPPADAHQIMLVDLAKGDKK, encoded by the coding sequence ATGCCGCTGGCTTTGCTGGCCGCGTCCACAGCCCATGCGCAGACGACCGCGCCGGCTGCGGACGTGGTCGAGCCGGCGGCGCTGACGGCGATGGACAAGATGAGCGCCAAGCTGATCAGCTTGCCGGCGTTCGCGTTGAAAGCCGATGTCACGACCGAGCAGGTGCTCGATACGGGCCAGAAGCTGCAATATGGCGGCACGGTCGATATTCGCGCGCACCGGCCCGATGCGTTCAAGATTTCGGCGGTGTCCGACATCCAGCATCGCGATTATTATTTTGGCGGTGGCAAGTTCACGATTTTGGCGCCCCGGCTCAACTATTATGCCTCGGTACCGGCCACCGGGTCGATCGGTCAGGCGCTGGACAAGCTGAAGACCAGCTACGGCATCGAGCTGCCGCTGGCGGATTTGTTCACCTGGGGCACGGACCAGTCGCTACGGATGCGGATCAAGTCAGGCTATCTGATCCGGCCGGAAAAGATCGATAGCCGCACCTGCACCCACTATGCCTTCCGGCAGGAGCAGGTCGACTGGCAGATATGGATCGACGACAGCGATCAACTGCCCTGCAAGCTGGTCATCACAGACACGACCGATCCTTCGATGCCGCAATATGCAGCGGTCCTGCACTGGGATCTGCAGGCGCAACCGAGCGCGGCCGACCTGGCCTTTGCCCCGCCTGCTGACGCGCATCAGATCATGCTGGTCGATCTCGCCAAGGGAGACAAGAAATGA
- a CDS encoding DUF6515 family protein: MKRPTNSLAAIASLAIMAQPVTAGMTALSAGGFLLVVAASDSAEAAPPRKRPGGGGARPSRPAGGGAHRPSGGGGRPAVRNNGRTNVNHGGNRNNISNNNVNVNVNHGGNHYDGGHHGHHDRWDDDWDDHWHPVATAAAVSLTAAAIGSIVRSVPPDCSTVIVNGISYSQCGNTWYQPQYAGSSVQYVVVNPPR, from the coding sequence ATGAAGCGCCCGACCAACAGCCTGGCCGCGATCGCGTCGCTGGCGATCATGGCCCAGCCGGTCACGGCCGGCATGACGGCCCTTTCCGCCGGGGGATTCCTGCTGGTGGTAGCTGCTTCCGATAGTGCGGAAGCTGCGCCGCCACGCAAGCGTCCTGGCGGTGGTGGCGCGCGGCCCAGCCGGCCAGCAGGCGGCGGCGCACACCGCCCCTCGGGCGGCGGTGGCCGACCGGCCGTGCGCAACAATGGGCGAACCAATGTCAATCATGGCGGCAACCGGAACAATATCAGCAACAATAATGTCAATGTGAACGTCAATCATGGCGGCAACCATTATGATGGCGGTCATCATGGTCATCATGATCGGTGGGATGACGATTGGGACGATCACTGGCACCCTGTGGCGACGGCGGCGGCCGTCTCGCTGACGGCGGCGGCGATCGGATCGATCGTACGCAGCGTACCGCCAGATTGTTCGACCGTGATCGTCAACGGCATCAGCTATTCGCAGTGCGGCAATACCTGGTACCAGCCGCAATATGCAGGGTCGTCGGTGCAATATGTGGTGGTCAATCCGCCGCGCTGA
- a CDS encoding TonB-dependent receptor, translating into MPSHIMRRLSASTILLGLATPAFAQTSAADDGATSDTIVVTGSRIARPDLQQASPIAIVSAQELKLSGKVNVESIINDLPQLIPSTTAASNNPGGGVSTADLRGLGANRTLVLVDGRRYVSYDSNQIVDLNTVPAGLIDHVEVVSGGRSAVYGSDAIAGVINFVTKRDFSGVEANANYRINQAGDGGTFNTNLLMGGNFADGRGNATFYIDYTKRDAVQQSARSYTKQAYTDDGDGGLAAGGSGSIPGTRFALSGTQYKFNQDGSYSAYDSSTDAYNYAPDNYLQVPQKRILLSAQTHYDVNDHLTVYAEGQFINNRVKNRLAPTPFTGSVSLDVDSSFLSPESQALLSAADTDGDGYATAAIYRRLSEVGARISNVDNTAYRTLIGAKGQIAGDWNYDGYYSYSRTKQVETQTGNVSRSRVEQALKTTYDSDGNLVCSDTSNGCVPLNIFGEGNISSEAAAFISIPVKNVSTVTQQVASFAVTNGNLFDLGAGPAGIAFGAEYRSEHGSYDPDYALSSGDVVGFNAGEGLSGGYNVKELFAEIDVPLLADLPLVHKLDFNGAYRFSHYSTAAKNVGTFSAGLIYAPIKDVTFRGQYSRAVRAPTVADLYSGQSQDFPTANDPCSTEDATTNASLAASCVATGVPSSALGTDINGGSSQIDSITGGNPNLREEKSDTWTAGVVLQPSFLPRFSLTVDYYHIKIDNYISTPGTANIIKACYGDQSNGWTPYDSSYCSLLPRNENSYAIEGAENLLSNTGGLKTEGVDFEMNYSLPLNFGVFGAKTGKLSFRVAGTRLIRYDLNPVAAIPELNQSCAGRFGVYCGDPYSKLRLNNRITWSSGPITLGLTHRYLSSVRDDDDTTTYTVEKIKAYNLFDLGLQVQATETFGWSLGMNNMFNKKPPIMGDNQQQSNTYPSTYDVYGRAFFVNASVKF; encoded by the coding sequence ATGCCGTCTCACATCATGCGGCGCCTTTCGGCGTCGACCATCCTGCTCGGCCTGGCGACCCCGGCCTTCGCGCAGACCAGCGCGGCGGATGATGGCGCGACCAGCGACACCATCGTCGTCACCGGCTCGCGTATCGCTCGCCCCGACCTGCAGCAGGCATCGCCGATCGCGATCGTCAGCGCGCAGGAACTGAAGCTCAGCGGCAAGGTCAATGTCGAATCGATCATCAACGACCTGCCCCAGCTGATCCCCAGCACGACGGCGGCATCCAATAATCCGGGCGGCGGCGTGTCGACGGCCGACCTGCGTGGCCTCGGCGCCAACCGCACCTTGGTGCTGGTCGATGGTCGTCGCTATGTCTCCTATGACTCCAACCAGATCGTCGATCTCAACACCGTTCCGGCGGGCCTGATCGACCATGTCGAGGTCGTGTCGGGCGGCCGGTCCGCTGTCTACGGCTCGGACGCGATCGCCGGCGTCATCAACTTCGTGACCAAGCGCGACTTTTCCGGCGTGGAAGCAAACGCCAATTATCGCATCAACCAGGCCGGCGACGGCGGCACTTTCAACACCAACCTGCTGATGGGCGGCAATTTCGCCGACGGTCGCGGCAACGCCACCTTCTACATCGATTACACAAAGCGCGACGCCGTGCAGCAGTCGGCCCGCAGCTATACCAAGCAGGCCTATACCGATGACGGCGATGGCGGCCTGGCCGCCGGCGGCTCGGGCTCGATCCCCGGCACCCGCTTCGCCCTGTCCGGCACCCAGTATAAGTTCAATCAGGACGGCAGCTATTCGGCCTATGACTCGTCCACAGACGCCTACAACTATGCGCCCGACAATTATCTGCAGGTGCCCCAGAAGCGCATCCTGCTGAGCGCCCAGACCCATTATGACGTCAACGATCACCTGACCGTCTATGCCGAGGGTCAGTTCATCAACAACCGGGTGAAGAACCGCCTGGCGCCCACGCCGTTCACCGGCTCGGTCTCGCTCGACGTTGACTCCTCCTTCCTCTCGCCGGAATCGCAGGCACTGCTGTCGGCCGCCGATACCGACGGCGACGGCTATGCCACCGCCGCCATCTATCGCCGCCTCAGCGAAGTCGGCGCCCGCATCTCCAACGTCGACAACACCGCCTATCGCACCCTGATCGGTGCCAAGGGCCAGATTGCCGGCGACTGGAACTATGACGGCTATTACAGCTATTCGCGCACCAAGCAGGTCGAAACCCAGACCGGCAACGTATCGCGCAGCCGCGTGGAGCAGGCGCTCAAGACCACTTATGACAGCGACGGCAATCTGGTCTGTTCGGACACCAGCAATGGCTGCGTCCCGCTGAACATCTTCGGCGAAGGCAATATCAGCAGCGAAGCCGCAGCCTTCATCTCGATCCCGGTCAAGAATGTCAGCACCGTGACCCAACAGGTCGCCAGCTTCGCCGTCACCAACGGCAATCTGTTCGATCTGGGTGCCGGCCCGGCCGGTATCGCCTTTGGCGCCGAATATCGCTCCGAACATGGCAGCTATGATCCGGACTATGCCCTGTCCTCGGGCGACGTCGTCGGCTTCAACGCCGGTGAAGGCCTGTCGGGCGGCTATAATGTGAAGGAGCTGTTCGCCGAAATCGACGTGCCGCTGCTCGCCGACCTGCCGCTGGTCCACAAGCTCGACTTCAACGGCGCCTACCGCTTCTCGCATTACTCGACCGCAGCCAAGAATGTCGGCACCTTCTCGGCCGGCCTCATCTACGCGCCGATCAAGGACGTCACCTTCCGCGGCCAGTATAGCCGGGCGGTACGTGCGCCGACCGTCGCGGATCTCTATTCGGGCCAGTCGCAGGACTTCCCGACTGCGAACGATCCCTGCTCGACCGAGGACGCGACCACCAATGCCAGCCTGGCGGCCAGTTGCGTCGCGACCGGCGTGCCATCGAGCGCGCTCGGCACCGACATCAACGGTGGCAGCTCGCAGATCGATTCGATCACCGGCGGCAACCCGAACCTGCGCGAGGAAAAGTCGGACACCTGGACCGCCGGCGTCGTGCTCCAGCCCAGCTTCCTGCCGCGCTTCAGCCTGACGGTCGATTATTACCATATCAAGATCGACAATTATATCTCGACGCCGGGCACCGCGAACATCATCAAGGCCTGCTATGGCGATCAGTCCAACGGCTGGACGCCCTATGACAGCAGCTATTGCTCGCTGCTGCCGCGCAACGAGAACAGCTACGCGATCGAAGGCGCGGAGAATCTCCTGTCCAACACCGGCGGTCTCAAGACCGAGGGCGTGGACTTCGAGATGAATTACAGCCTGCCGCTTAACTTCGGCGTGTTCGGAGCCAAGACCGGCAAGCTCAGCTTCCGCGTCGCGGGCACCCGCCTGATCCGCTATGACCTGAACCCGGTCGCGGCGATCCCGGAACTGAACCAGAGCTGCGCCGGCCGCTTCGGCGTCTATTGCGGCGATCCCTATTCCAAGCTGCGGCTCAACAACCGCATCACCTGGAGCAGCGGGCCGATCACCCTGGGCCTGACCCATCGCTATCTGTCGAGCGTCCGCGACGACGACGATACGACCACCTATACCGTCGAGAAGATCAAGGCCTATAACCTGTTCGACCTCGGCCTCCAGGTGCAGGCAACGGAAACCTTCGGCTGGTCGCTGGGCATGAATAACATGTTCAACAAGAAGCCGCCGATCATGGGCGACAACCAGCAGCAGTCGAACACCTATCCGTCGACCTACGACGTCTATGGCCGCGCCTTCTTCGTGAACGCCTCGGTCAAGTTCTGA
- a CDS encoding response regulator transcription factor: MQNSHILLADDDAALLTSLSDYFGRYGFDVDTAANLADMRRLSEEGHYDLLIAEPMMPGQHTAGLLREFAFERRIPVIIHSRASSDIDRILGLEMGAEDYLTKPCNARELLARANAALRARRRQADAGTMATAPRDNSWVAFQGWRFDLTTRQLFDPSGGTISLSEGEYQLLRVFVANARQVLNRHQLLDQVYGASSDHYDRAIDVQLCRLRRKLSAGGLKGQTIRTVRNEGYIFVHPVTAGNAVN, encoded by the coding sequence ATGCAGAACAGCCACATCCTCCTTGCCGACGATGACGCAGCACTGCTGACGTCGCTGTCGGACTATTTCGGCCGCTATGGCTTCGACGTCGACACCGCCGCCAATCTCGCCGACATGCGCCGCCTTTCGGAAGAGGGTCATTATGACCTGTTGATCGCCGAACCGATGATGCCGGGCCAGCATACCGCCGGCTTGCTGCGCGAATTTGCGTTCGAGCGGCGCATCCCGGTCATCATCCACAGCCGCGCCAGCAGCGACATCGATCGCATCCTGGGCCTGGAAATGGGCGCGGAAGATTATCTGACCAAGCCCTGCAACGCGCGCGAACTGCTCGCCCGCGCCAATGCCGCCCTGCGTGCCCGTCGCCGCCAGGCCGATGCCGGCACCATGGCTACGGCACCGCGCGACAATAGCTGGGTCGCCTTCCAGGGCTGGCGATTCGACCTTACCACGCGCCAGTTGTTCGATCCGAGCGGCGGCACCATCTCGCTGTCCGAGGGCGAATATCAGTTGCTGCGCGTCTTCGTGGCCAATGCGCGTCAGGTACTCAACCGCCACCAGTTGCTCGATCAGGTCTATGGCGCGTCAAGCGATCATTATGACCGCGCCATCGACGTCCAGCTGTGCCGTCTGCGTCGCAAATTGTCGGCTGGCGGCCTCAAGGGGCAGACGATCCGCACCGTGCGCAACGAAGGCTATATCTTCGTCCACCCCGTCACGGCTGGCAACGCCGTCAACTGA
- a CDS encoding sulfotransferase has translation MRIYRGPIIHIGYHKTGTTWFQDIFYPAVRNRRYLPRAVARAAFLEAGALHFEPDQARHRLGQDRDDIILCEENLSGGLHNGGLAGNLSKDVAGRIRDTLPGAQIVIFVRDPCSAIASAYLQYVKGGGTFGIHRYLFGRDRLGPVAPERDEAPGFRREHFDYARLIAHYDRLFGADNVHVFRYEDFRADPRGFAAAYAARFGLDVALDRLDWSTRNPSPGRLLLWAFRAAKLFTRRAVADKDCLLHLPGWYGLSRKLLRRANASGRFGRPLRMRDILDEGAIAHFNDYYRHGEAAIADRLEQQTCRDAKSRDGMAGPAPSYARSCRTATSSLPTMTQHC, from the coding sequence ATGCGCATCTACAGGGGCCCCATCATCCATATCGGCTATCACAAGACCGGAACCACCTGGTTCCAGGATATTTTCTATCCCGCCGTCCGCAATCGTCGCTACCTGCCCCGCGCCGTTGCGCGGGCCGCCTTCCTGGAGGCCGGCGCGCTCCATTTCGAGCCTGACCAGGCCCGCCACAGACTGGGCCAGGACCGCGACGACATCATCCTGTGCGAGGAAAATCTGAGCGGCGGGCTGCATAATGGCGGGCTGGCCGGCAATCTTTCCAAGGATGTCGCCGGCCGCATCCGCGATACGCTGCCCGGCGCGCAAATCGTCATCTTCGTGCGTGATCCCTGCTCGGCCATCGCGTCAGCCTATCTCCAATATGTGAAGGGCGGCGGCACATTCGGCATTCATCGTTATCTATTCGGCCGAGACCGGCTCGGCCCGGTGGCGCCGGAGCGTGACGAGGCGCCCGGCTTCCGCCGCGAGCATTTCGACTATGCCCGGCTGATCGCTCATTATGATCGGCTGTTCGGCGCGGACAATGTCCATGTCTTCCGCTATGAGGATTTTCGCGCCGATCCGCGCGGCTTCGCCGCCGCCTATGCCGCCCGTTTCGGGCTGGATGTCGCGCTCGACCGGCTGGACTGGAGCACACGCAACCCCTCCCCCGGCCGGCTGCTGCTCTGGGCCTTTCGCGCCGCCAAGCTCTTCACCCGACGCGCCGTCGCGGACAAGGACTGCCTGCTCCATCTGCCCGGCTGGTATGGGCTCAGCCGCAAGCTGCTCCGCCGCGCCAATGCATCGGGCCGCTTCGGCCGCCCGCTGCGCATGCGCGACATATTGGACGAGGGCGCGATCGCCCATTTCAACGACTATTATCGGCATGGCGAGGCCGCCATTGCCGACCGACTGGAACAACAGACATGCCGCGACGCGAAATCACGCGACGGGATGGCCGGACCGGCGCCGTCCTATGCTCGATCATGCAGAACAGCCACATCCTCCTTGCCGACGATGACGCAGCACTGCTGA
- a CDS encoding glycosyltransferase family 4 protein, whose amino-acid sequence MADADRRLWLVARVHAPDEGGVQTYVAETARAYAALGWRVTLFAKSSAGPRRVSSDGIELIDVGPTSRMRVYGRLFRAMAGAWLRGERPQAIHACTWRAALPALLFPRPLIVTIHGREVGRPAGSAFALLRLVLRRARRIVAVSAVTRDILVQRLPDLAARTIVAWNGVRMPADRPATAFHNGNAPAQVLTVCRLVARKNIPAAIDAAAACLREEASLHYTIVGRGVDGIRIQQTVRRHQLEDHVQLAGYVADAELAEQYRDADIFLHPQIALEDGAEVEGFGLSVADAMAQGLACIVGADGGPAELVRDGVTGLVVDGNSPSAMRAALALLARDPALCRRLGDQARIWAANNLSWERHCHLVLHELPTRRPAPSRSTPALTEGR is encoded by the coding sequence ATGGCTGATGCCGATCGTCGCCTCTGGCTCGTCGCCCGCGTCCATGCGCCCGATGAAGGCGGGGTCCAGACCTATGTGGCCGAAACCGCCCGCGCCTATGCCGCGCTGGGCTGGCGCGTTACCCTGTTCGCCAAATCCTCGGCCGGCCCACGCCGGGTCAGCAGCGACGGCATCGAACTGATCGATGTCGGCCCGACCTCGCGCATGCGGGTCTATGGCCGGCTGTTCCGCGCCATGGCCGGCGCCTGGCTGCGCGGCGAGCGCCCACAGGCGATCCATGCCTGCACCTGGCGCGCGGCCCTGCCTGCCCTCCTCTTTCCCCGCCCCCTCATCGTGACGATCCATGGCCGGGAAGTCGGTCGCCCGGCCGGCAGCGCCTTCGCCCTGCTGCGGCTGGTGCTGCGCCGCGCCCGGCGCATCGTCGCGGTCAGTGCCGTCACCCGTGACATTCTGGTGCAGCGCCTGCCCGATCTCGCCGCGCGCACCATCGTCGCCTGGAACGGGGTGCGCATGCCGGCCGACCGTCCCGCCACCGCCTTCCATAATGGCAACGCGCCGGCCCAAGTGCTGACTGTCTGTCGCTTGGTCGCGCGCAAGAATATTCCGGCCGCGATCGACGCCGCAGCCGCCTGCCTGCGCGAGGAGGCCTCACTCCACTACACCATCGTCGGCCGCGGCGTGGATGGCATCCGTATCCAGCAGACCGTGCGCCGCCACCAACTGGAGGATCATGTCCAGCTGGCCGGCTATGTCGCCGACGCGGAACTGGCCGAGCAATATCGCGATGCCGACATCTTCCTCCACCCCCAAATCGCGCTGGAGGATGGCGCCGAGGTCGAAGGCTTCGGCCTCAGCGTCGCCGACGCCATGGCACAGGGGCTGGCCTGCATCGTCGGCGCGGATGGCGGCCCGGCCGAACTGGTCCGCGACGGCGTCACCGGCCTGGTCGTCGACGGCAATTCCCCCAGCGCAATGCGCGCGGCGCTCGCGCTGCTGGCGCGCGATCCCGCCCTCTGCCGCCGGCTGGGCGATCAGGCGCGGATCTGGGCCGCGAACAATCTGTCGTGGGAACGGCATTGTCACCTCGTGCTGCACGAACTGCCGACCCGCCGCCCTGCCCCGTCTCGCAGCACGCCCGCACTCACCGAAGGAAGATAG
- a CDS encoding glycosyl transferase, with product MIQQPINFPARTDQTSRTTQSICFFFNAQIHHLLHAMPLALELSHDPRFRVDIIAAGADHIALARDLAARHGGGRLNFIHLDNIWLRTLSHLSGHASPPKLATLLTARRRLARYDAIVVPERTSLLLRRFGLADSRFIHTCHGAGDRAVGYDPRIALFDFVLLAGEKQRRRMLAQGLIREDHYAIAGYGKFDLTQGQRPASPFTDNRPIILYNPHFSPRLSSWQAMGMDVLRQFAADDRFNLIVAPHVRLFDNRRKRAAAERMLAEFAGRPHIHVDLGSRASVDMSYVQLAAAYIGDVSSQIYEFIATPRPCLFLNGHGAQWRDDPNYAHWHYGPVHESADRIPDKVAAAMAAHGMYDAAQRRGLSDTFTSGGAPASARAARAVADYLTRGTPAARPVPTPYPLREAVRHG from the coding sequence GTGATACAACAGCCGATCAATTTCCCGGCCCGGACCGACCAGACAAGCAGGACGACGCAGTCGATCTGCTTCTTCTTCAACGCGCAGATCCATCATCTCCTGCACGCCATGCCGCTGGCACTGGAATTGTCGCATGATCCGCGCTTTCGCGTCGATATCATCGCGGCCGGGGCCGATCATATTGCGCTGGCCCGCGACTTGGCAGCCCGTCATGGCGGCGGCCGGCTGAACTTCATCCATCTCGACAATATCTGGCTGCGCACCCTGTCCCACCTGTCGGGCCATGCCAGCCCGCCCAAGCTCGCCACCCTGCTCACCGCGCGCCGCCGCCTCGCGCGCTATGACGCGATCGTCGTGCCCGAACGCACCTCGCTGCTGCTGCGCCGTTTCGGGCTGGCGGACAGCCGCTTCATCCATACCTGTCATGGCGCGGGCGACCGCGCGGTCGGCTATGATCCGCGCATTGCCCTGTTCGACTTCGTCCTGCTGGCGGGCGAGAAGCAGCGCCGCCGGATGCTGGCACAGGGCCTGATCCGCGAGGATCATTACGCCATTGCCGGCTATGGCAAGTTCGACCTGACCCAGGGCCAGCGCCCGGCCAGCCCCTTCACCGACAATCGCCCGATCATCCTCTACAACCCGCATTTCTCGCCGCGCCTCTCCTCCTGGCAGGCGATGGGCATGGATGTGCTGCGCCAGTTCGCGGCCGATGACCGCTTCAACCTGATCGTCGCGCCCCATGTCCGCCTGTTCGACAATCGCCGCAAGCGCGCCGCGGCCGAGCGCATGCTGGCCGAATTTGCCGGCCGGCCGCATATCCATGTCGACCTGGGCAGCCGGGCGAGCGTCGACATGAGCTATGTCCAGCTTGCCGCCGCCTATATCGGCGACGTGTCGAGCCAGATCTATGAATTCATCGCCACGCCGCGCCCCTGCCTCTTCCTCAACGGCCATGGCGCGCAGTGGCGCGACGATCCCAACTATGCCCATTGGCATTATGGCCCGGTCCATGAATCCGCCGATCGCATCCCGGACAAGGTCGCCGCCGCCATGGCCGCCCATGGCATGTATGACGCCGCCCAGCGACGCGGCCTATCCGATACCTTCACCAGCGGCGGCGCGCCGGCCTCGGCACGCGCGGCCAGGGCGGTCGCGGATTATCTGACGCGCGGCACGCCGGCAGCCAGGCCGGTTCCGACACCCTATCCGCTGCGGGAGGCGGTGCGTCATGGCTGA
- a CDS encoding nuclear transport factor 2 family protein, with protein MPRFTAETAIAALEIEQLVIDWGYDLDLNGGMNVAPLCTDDCHYLVGGTLHQGHRPITAFYTARNERVATQQKDGVRTQRHTITNMRIQFPAADHGNAQFMLVNYSGEGKAPILNLVGPTIVADCRMEFRRDADGEWRISLFDSTPMFIGNDPFLNAAVVRK; from the coding sequence ATGCCCCGCTTCACCGCCGAAACCGCCATTGCCGCGCTGGAGATCGAGCAACTGGTGATCGACTGGGGCTATGATCTGGACCTCAACGGCGGCATGAATGTCGCGCCGCTCTGTACCGACGATTGCCATTATCTGGTCGGCGGCACGCTGCATCAGGGCCATCGCCCCATCACCGCCTTTTACACCGCGCGCAACGAGCGGGTCGCCACCCAACAAAAGGACGGCGTCCGAACCCAGCGGCACACCATCACCAATATGCGCATTCAATTCCCGGCCGCCGACCATGGCAACGCGCAGTTTATGCTGGTCAATTATTCGGGTGAGGGCAAAGCGCCGATCCTGAACCTGGTCGGCCCGACCATCGTCGCCGATTGCCGCATGGAATTCCGGCGGGATGCGGACGGCGAATGGCGCATCTCGCTGTTCGACAGCACGCCGATGTTCATCGGCAATGATCCGTTCCTCAACGCAGCCGTCGTCCGAAAATAA